The Columba livia isolate bColLiv1 breed racing homer chromosome 13, bColLiv1.pat.W.v2, whole genome shotgun sequence genome has a segment encoding these proteins:
- the TMED6 gene encoding transmembrane emp24 domain-containing protein 6, producing the protein MTLGGRMILGGRMLLPVLVALLGPAGCPGTEPPSGSAQDSPFQGADRYDFAIVIPAGAVECFWQFARRSGSFFFSYEVQRATGIGNDRNVRATASDPSGFQLGASQHVRGQISFPTKETGFYQLCLDNQQNHFGFMQVYLSFGVYYEGFTVENKQLGERKELNDTLEAIGFSTQKLQRHIFHMWRFYNFARMRKGADSFLLESNQSYINWWSMAQSCVIVLSGLLQLHCLKRLLNAQPSGRRQC; encoded by the exons ATGACACTGGGAGGCAGGATGATACTGGGAGGCAGGATGCTGCTGCCGGTGCTCGTGGCACTGCTGGGCCCTGCTGGCTGCCCCGGGACCGAGCCCCCGAGCGGGTCTGCCCAGGACTCCCCCTTCCAGGGGGCGGATCGCTACGATTTTGCCATCGTCATCCCTGCCGGCGCCGTGGAGTGCTTCTGGCAATTCGCACGCCGGAGTGGCAGCTTCTTCTTCAGCTACGAG GTCCAGCGGGCGACGGGGATCGGCAACGACAGGAATGTCCGGGCCACGGCGAGTGACCCCAGCGGTTTCCAGCTCGGCGCGTCCCAGCACGTGCGGGGACAGATCAGCTTCCCCACCAAGGAGACAG GGTTTTACCAGCTGTGCCTGGACAACCAGCAAAACCACTTTGGCTTCATGCAGGTGTATCTGAGCTTTGGTGTCTACTATGAAGGCTTCACTGTTGAAAAcaagcagctgggagagaggaaagagcTGAACGACACCCTGGAGGCAATTGGG TTCAGCACCCAGAAGCTGCAGCGCCACATCTTCCACATGTGGCGGTTCTACAACTTTGCCCGGATGCGGAAAGGGGCCGACTCCTTCCTCCTGGAGTCCAACCAGAGCTACATCAACTGGTGGTCGATGGCTCAGAGCTGCGTCATCGTCCTCTCCgggctcctgcagctccacTGCTTGAAGCGCCTGCTCAACGCGCAGCCCTCGGGCAGACGGCAGTGCTAA
- the NIP7 gene encoding 60S ribosome subunit biogenesis protein NIP7 homolog yields the protein MRPLTEAETRAVFEKLQRYIGENIQLLVDRPDGTYCFRLHRDRVFYLSEKLLKVAASVPRDNLVSPGTCFGKFTKTQKFRLSVTALDFLAPYAKFKVWVKPGSEQSFLYGNHVLKSGLGRITENTAQYQGVVVYSMADVPLGFGVAAKSTQECRKVDPMAIVVFHQADVGEYVRSEDTLT from the exons ATGCGGCCGCTGACGGAGGCGGAGACGCGGGCGGTGTTCGAGAAGCTGCAGCGATA CATCGGTGAGAACATCCAGCTGCTGGTGGACCGGCCCGATGGCACCTACTGCTTCCGCCTGCACCGAGACCGCGTCTTCTACCTGAG CGAGAAGCTGCTGAAGGTGGCCGCCAGCGTCCCCCGCGACAACCTGGTGTCACCCGGCACCTGTTTCGGGAAGTTCACCAAGACGCAGAAGTTCCGGCTCAGCGTCACAGCCCTGGATTTCCTGGCGCCCTACGCCAAG ttCAAGGTGTGGGTGAAGCCCGGCTCGGAGCAGTCCTTCCTCTACGGCAACCATGTCCTGAAGTCGGGGCTAGGCCGCATCACAGAGAACACGGCGCAGTACCAGGGCGTGGTGGTTTACTCCATGGCCGACGTCCCACTG GGCTTCGGGGTGGCCGCCAAGTCCACACAGGAGTGCCGGAAGGTGGATCCCATGGCCATAGTGGTGTTCCATCAGGCTGACGTCGGGGAGTACGTGCGGAGCGAGGACACACTGACCTAA
- the COG8 gene encoding conserved oligomeric Golgi complex subunit 8: MAAEEARLLAWLHGPAGPGGPELSAYVAELAALGLAELGREPARLAAERARVGAETRRLAFEHYRAFIRSAECTGSAGRGFGGIESRLGSLLERLPALQDACRNFMRDAEEIACSRRMNSLTLNRHTEILEILEIPQLMDTCVRNGYYEEALELAAYVRRLEKKHSSIPVIQSIVDEVRQSAQLMLNQLVQQLRTNVQLPACLRIISYLRRMDVFTEAELRIKFLQARDAWLRSIQAAIPDDDPYFHITKTIEACRVHLFDIITQYRAIFSDEEPLVPAEGQALNEGAIFHGWVLQKVSEFLRTLERDLQRGVGARLDSLLGQCMYFGLSFSRVGADFRGQLAPLFQRMAAAAFAKAVEETVEKFREEMNSYTLISAPAVLGSSAAVPVPVAQPGTLQPPMVLLNFPPLACFLNGLLVAFNDLRLCCPIALAQDVTACLEDALREVTKTILAFHRAEEAAFSGREQELFVQFCTAFLEDLLPYLNRCLQVLFPPAQIAQALGVPPTQLQRFGRLGCIDVAALREPLAFLLPPPGDEEEEPAPESSTPHPEGEEEE, from the exons ATGGCGGCGGAGGAGGCGCGGCTGCTGGCTTGGCTGCACGGCCCGGCCGGGCCCGGCGGCCCCGAGCTCTCCGCATACGTGGCCGAGCTGGCGGCGCTGGGGCTGGCGGAGCTGGGCCGAGAGCCGGCGCGGCTGGCGGCGGAGCGGGCGCGGGTGGGCGCGGAGACGCGGCGCTTGGCCTTCGAGCACTACCGGGCGTTCATCCGCTCCGCCGAGTGCACCGGCAGCGCCGGCCGCGGCTTCGGCGGCATCGAGAGccgcctgggcagcctgctggAGCGTCTGCCCGCGCTGCAGGACGCCTGCcg GAACTTCATGCGTGATGCTGAGGAGATTGCCTGCAGCCGGCGGATGAACAGCCTGACACTGAACCGGCACACGGAGATCCTGGAGATCCTGGAGATCCCGCAGCTCATGGACACCTGCGTCCGCAATGGTTACTATGAGGAGGCGCTGGAGCTCGCTGCCTACGTGCGccggctggagaagaagcacaGCAGCATCCCCGTCATCCAG AGCATAGTGGACGAGGTGCGCCAGTCCGCCCAGCTGATGCTGAACCAGCTTGTCCAGCAGCTCCGCACCAACGTGCAGCTGCCGGCCTGCCTGCGGATCATCAGCTACCTGCGCCGCATGGACGTCTTCACAGAGGCCGAGCTGCGCATCAAGTTCCTGCAGGCGCGGGACGCCTGGTTGCGCTCTATCCAGGCTGCCATCCCCGACGACGACCCCTACTTCCACATCACCAAGACCATCGAGGCCTGTCGCGTCCACCTCTTCGACATTATCACCCAGTACCGCGCCATCTTCTCCGATGAGGAGCCACTGGTGCCCGCCGAGGGGCAGGCCCTCAATGAGGGGGCCATCTTCCACGGATGGGTGCTGCAGAAGGTCTCCGAGTTCCTGCGGACGCTGGAGCGCGATCTCCAGCGCGGGGTGGGTGCCCGCCTGGACTCGCTGCTGGGGCAGTGCATGTACTTCGGCCTCTCCTTCAGCAGAGTGGGGGCTGATTTCCGCGGGCAGCTGGCCCCGCTCTTCCAGCGCATGGCCgctgctgcttttgcaaagGCAGTGGAGGAGACGGTGGAGAAATTTCGGGAGGAGATGAATTCCTACACACTCATCTCTGCcccagctgtcctggggagcagcGCAGCGGTGCCGGTGCCCGTGGCCCAGCCAGGGACGCTGCAGCCACCCATGGTGCTGCTGAACTTCCCGCCCCTCGCCTGCTTCCTCAACGGCCTCCTCGTCGCCTTCAATGACCTGCGGCTCTGCTGCCCCATCGCCCTGGCCCAGGACGTCACTGCCTGCCTGGAGGATGCACTCAGGGAG GTGACCAAAACCATCCTGGCCTTTCACCGCGCAGAGGAGGCAGCATTCAGCGGGCGGGAGCAGGAGCTCTTCGTCCAGTTCTGCACAGCCTTTCTGGAAGATTTGCTGCCCTACCTCAACCGCTGCCTGCAGGTCCTCTTTCCCCCGGCACAGATCGCTCAGGCACTGG gtgtcccccccacccagcTGCAGCGCTTTGGCCGCCTGGGTTGCATCGACGTGGCCGCCCTCCGGGAGCCACTGGCTTTTCTCCTGCCGCCACCGGGCGATGAGGAGGAGGAACCGGCCCCGGAGAGCAGCACCCCACACCcggagggagaagaggaagaataa
- the PDF gene encoding peptide deformylase, mitochondrial, translating into MAAALRLLERVRYRPPGRGCGDAAGWGQRERSYWRALRRRVLGPPVPPFATPCQVGAPVLRATAAPVGPERLGGPELRELAAALAAGLRGRPCLGLSAPQLGVPLRVFAAELTLARCQQYPPPLRRAHCIEPFPLRLLVNPVLRVLDSRLVTGPEGCASLHGFSAYVPRHWAVHVSGVDECGKPVSWEATGWAARIVQHEMDHLDGILYIDRMDPRTFTNVSWMELMD; encoded by the exons ATGGCGGCGGCGCTGCGGCTGCTGGAGCGGGTCCGGTACCGGCCCCCGGGCCGCGGGTGCGGGGACGCGGCGGGCTGGGGCCAACGGGAGCGTTCGTACTGGCGGGCGCTGCGGCGGCGGGTGCTGGGCCCTCCCGTCCCGCCGTTCGCCACCCCGTGCCAGGTGGGAGCGCCGGTGCTCCGCGCAACCGCTGCTCCCGTGGGCCCGGAGCGCCTGGGCGGCCCCGAGCTGCGGGAGCTGGCGGCGGCGCTAGCGGCCGGGCTGCGGGGGCGGCCGTGCCTGGGGCTGAGCGCCCCGCAGCTGGGGGTCCCGCTGCGGGTGTTTGCCGCCGAGCTGACCCTGGCGCGGTGCCAGCAGTACCCGCCGCCGCTGCGCCGCGCACACTGCATTGAGCCCTTCCCGCTGCGGCTCCTCGTCAACCCGGTGCTCCGTGTCCTGGACTCCCGCCTCGTTACCGGCCCCGAGGGCTGCGCCAGTCTCCACGGCTTCTCTGCCTACGTCCCGCGGCACTGGGCCGTGCACGTCTCCG GGGTGGACGAGTGCGGGAAACCAGTGAGCTGGGAGGCAACGGGCTGGGCCGCCCGCATCGTGCAGCACGAAATGGACCATCTGGATGGGATCCTGTACATTGACCGCATGGACCCCCGCACCTTCACCAACGTCAGCTGGATGGAGTTGATGGACTGA
- the VPS4A gene encoding vacuolar protein sorting-associated protein 4A, with product MTAPTLQKAIDLVTKATEEDKAKNYEEALRLYQHAVEYFLHAIKYEAHSEKAKESIRAKCMQYLDRAEKLKEYLRSKDKHGKKPVKESQNDNKGSDSDSEGENPEKKKLQEQLMGAIMMEKPNVRWSDVAGLEGAKEALKEAVILPIKFPHLFTGKRTPWRGILLFGPPGTGKSYLAKAVATEANNSTFFSVSSSDLMSKWLGESEKLVRNLFELARQHKPSIIFIDEVDSLCSSRNENESEAARRIKTEFLVHMQGVGNSSDGILVLGATNIPWVLDSAIRRRFEKRIYIPLPEEAARAQMFKLHLGNTPHSLTEANVQELARKTEGYSGADISIIVRDALMQPVRKVQSATHFKKVRGPSRTTPGVIVDDLLTPCSPGDPGATEMTWMEVPSDKLMEPIVSMSDMLRSLATTRPTVNAEDLLKVKKFTEDFGQEG from the exons ATGACAGCGCCCACCCTGCAG AAAGCCATCGACCTGGTCACCAAAGCCACTGAGGAGGACAAGGCCAAGAACTACGAGGAGGCGCTGCGGCTGTACCAGCACGCCGTGGAGTATTTCCTGCACGCCATCAAAT ATGAGGCTCACAGCGAAAAGGCGAAGGAGAGCATCCGAGCCAAGTGCATGCAGTACCTGGACCGGGCGGAGAAGCTGAAGGAATATCTGCGCAGCAAGGACAAACACGGCAAGAAGCCAGTCAAGGAGTCCCAGAATGATAACAAGGG GAGCGACAGTGACAGTGAGGGCGAGAACCCTGAGAAGAagaagctgcaggagcagctaATGG GTGCCATCATGATGGAGAAGCCCAATGTGCGGTGGAGTGATGTGGCCGGCCTGGAGGGAGCCAAGGAGGCACTGAAGGAAGCTGTGATTCTGCCCATCAAGTTCCCGCACCTGTTCACTG GGAAGCGCACGCCCTGGCGCGGGATCCTGCTCTTTGGACCCCCTGGCACCGGCAAGTCCTACTTGGCCAAGGCTGTGGCCACCGAGGCAAACAACTCCACCTTCTTCTCTGTGTCGTCCTCAGACCTGATGTCAAAGTGGCTGGGAGAGAGTGAGAA GCTGGTGAGGAACCTCTTTGAGCTGGCACGGCAGCACAAACCCTCCATCATCTTCATCGATGAAGTGGACTCGCTGTGCAGCTCCCGCAACGAGAACGAGAGCGAGGCGGCGCGGCGCATAAAGACGGAGTTCCTGGTGCACATGCAGG GTGTGGGGAACAGCAGTGACGGGATCCTGGTGCTGGGTGCCACCAACATCCCCTGGGTGCTGGACTCGGCCATCAGGAGAAG GTTTGAGAAGCGGATCTACATCCCGCTGCCCGAGGAGGCAGCACGGGCACAGATGTTCAAGTTGCACCTGGGCAACACCCCGCACAGCCTGACGGAGGCCAACGTGCAGGAGCTGGCGCGCAAGACTGAGGGCTACTCAGGGGCCGACATCAGCATCATCGTGCGGGACGCGCTCATGCAGCCTGTGCGCAAAGTGCAGTCGGCCACGCACTTCAAGAAG GTGCGTGGTCCCTCCCGCACCACCCCTGGTGTCATCGTGGACGATCTCCTGACGCCGTGCTCGCCAGGTGACCCCGGTGCCACCGAGATGACCTGGATGGAGGTGCCCAGTGACAAACTGATGGAGCCCATTGTCTCCATG TCAGACATGCTGCGCTCGCTGGCCACCACCCGCCCCACCGTGAATGCTGAGGATCTCCTGAAAGTGAAGAAATTCACCGAGGACTTTGGGCAGGAAGGCtaa
- the SNTB2 gene encoding beta-2-syntrophin codes for MRAGAWPRWPRPPPSQAPPLLPVRGGGGGSGMAVWTRACKTGLLELLLRERWVRVAAELSGEALSLTAEPGGGGGGGGGGGEAAAVNGVVNGNAEAAPGCVRRVRVVKAEAGGLGISIKGGRENRMPVLISRIFPGLAAERSGALRLGDAILAVNGVDLRDATHDQAVQALKRAGKEVILEVKFMREVTPYIKKPSLVSDLPWEGAPPQSPSLSSSEDSGSPQHQGPRDRKVIPLKMCFAARNLSMPDLENRLIELHSPDSRNTLILRCKDTATAHSWFTALHANITALLPQVLAELNAMLGAGGAMAGSREVKHIAWLAEQARLDGGRQQWRPVLMAVTEKDLLLYDAVPWTRDAWASPCHSYPLVATRLVHSGSGHRSPTLGSELTFATRTGSRQGVEMHVFRVETHRDLSCWTRVLVQGCHAAAELIKEVTVGCTLAGQGVQLCLHYEDGFTISREEPGGSAILFRYPYERLKMSADDGIRTLYLDFGGPEGELALDLHSCPKPIVFVLHTFLSAKVTRMGLLA; via the exons ATGCGGGCGGGGGCGTGGCCCCGATGGCCACGCCCCCCTCCCTCCCAGGCCCCGCCCCTTCTCCCGGtacgcggcggcggcggcggcagcggcatGGCCGTGTGGACCCGGGCGTGCAAAACAGGGCTGTTAGAGCTGCTGCTCCGGGAGCGCTGGGTGCGGGTGGCGGCGGAGTTGAGCGGCGAAGCGCTGAGCCTGACGGCGGAAccgggaggaggaggtggaggaggaggtggcggcGGCGAAGCGGCGGCGGTGAACGGCGTGGTGAACGGCAACGCGGAGGCGGCGCCCGGTTGCGTGCGGAGAGTGCGGGTGGTGAAGGCGGAGGCGGGAGGGCTCGGTATAAGCATCAAGGGAGGTCGGGAGAACCGTATGCCGGTGCTCATCTCGCGTATCTTCCCGGGGCTGGCGGCGGAACGGAGCGGGGCGCTCCGGTTGGGCGACGCCATCCTTGCCGTTAACGGCGTCGATCTCCGGGATGCCACCCACGATCAAGCCGTCCAGGCGCTGAAGCGAGCCGGGAAGGAGGTCATCCTCGAAG tGAAGTTCATGCGGGAGGTGACCCCCTACATCAAGAAGCCCTCGCTGGTGTCAGACCTGCCGTGGGAGGGGGCTCCCCCGCAGTCACCCAGCCTGAGCAGCAGTGAGGACTCGGGCTCCCCCCAGCACCAGGGCCCCCGCGACCGCAAGGTGATCCCACTCAAGATGTGCTTTGCTGCCAGGAACCTCAGCATGCCCGACCTGGAGAACAG GCTGATCGAGCTGCACTCGCCGGACAGCAGGAACACGCTGATCCTGCGCTGCAAGGACACAGCCACGGCCCACTCCTGGTTCACCGCGCTGCACGCCAACATCACCGCGCTGCTGCCTCAGGTCCTGGCCGAGCTCAACGCCATGCTGGGTGCCGGTGGGGCCATGGCCGGCAGCCGGGAGGTGAAGCACATTGCCTGGCTGGCCGAGCAG GCGCGTCTGGATGGTGGGCGGCAGCAGTGGCGGCCGGTGCTGATGGCGGTGACAGAGAAGGACCTGCTGCTGTATGATGCCGTGCCCTGGACCCGGGATGCCTGGGCCTCCCCCTGCCACAGCTACCCGCTGGTGGCAACCAG GCTCGTCCACTCAGGCTCAGGCCACCGCTCGCCCACCCTGGGCTCGGAGCTGACCTTTGCCACGCGGACAGGCTCTCGCCAAGGCGTGGAGATGCACGTGTTTCGTGTGGAGACCCACCGGGACCTCTCCTGCTGGACACGGGTCCTCGTCCAGGGCTGCCACGCTGCTGCCGAGCTCATCAAGGAGGTGACAGTGG GCTGCACGCTAgcggggcagggggtgcagcTCTGCCTCCACTACGAGGACGGCTTCACCATCAGCCGGGAGGAGCCAGGCGGCAGTGCCATCCTCTTCCGCTACCCCTACGAGAGGCTGAAGATGTCGGCGGATGACGGCATCAGGACCCTCTACCTGGACTTCGGAGGCCCCGAGGGGGAACTG GCACTGGACCTGCACTCCTGCCCCAAGCCCATCGTCTTTGTCCTGCACACCTTCCTCTCGGCCAAAGTCACTCGCATGGGGCTGCTGGCGTAG